In Marinobacter antarcticus, the sequence GTTCCTGGCGGAAGTGAAGACCCCGGACGAGTCCACGGGTGAGTGGGATCTGTACAAGATTCTTCGCACTATCCCGGCAGACGAAGCCTACCGTCCGCTTTCCGAGAGCAAATGCCCGCTGGTAACTGGCAAGTAAGAGCGTAACCCTTCGGGCTCCCGCACCTGACGGGTGTGGGAGCTCCGGAGAACCCCAACGATGATTCCTGGTATCACGTTTGCGCTGCTTTTGGAGTAAGCAACATGTCCATGATTTTTGGTGTCCCCCTTGCTGTCCTTGCTGGTCAGCTTTTGATCGGGGTCATTAACGGCGCCTTCTATGCGCTGTTGAGTCTCGGGTTAGCCGTTATTTTTGGTCTGCTCAAGATTATTAACTTTGCCCATGGGGCAATGTACATGCTCGGCGCCATGGCTACCGTCATTCTGTTCGACGCTCTGGGCGTCAGCTATTGGGTCGCTCTTTTCGTGGCACCGCTGCTTGTCGGCGCTGTCGGCGTGCTGATCGAGTACTTCTTGCTCAGGCGCATTGCAGGCCAGGACCATATTTACAGCCTTCTGCTGACCTTCGGTGCTGCCCTGCTGATTCAGGGTGTACTGACAAACATCTACGGGGTATCGGGGCTCCGTTATTCCATGCCGGACCTGTTCAAGGGTGGGATGAATCTCGGATTCATGTTTCTGCCGTATTACCGGGCCTGGGTTATAGTGATTGCACTGCTAGTATGTTTTGGCACCTGGTTCATGATCGAAAAGACAAAGCTTGGTGCTTACTTGCGAGCAGGAACAGAAGATTCTCAGCTGATGCAGGGCTTCGGCATTAACGTGCCTTTGCTGATCAGCCTCACTTATGGATTTGGCATTATGCTCGCCGCTTTTGCCGGCGTTTTGGCGGCGCCAATCTATTCCGTAACGCCCGTGATGGGCTCGCACATTCTGATAACGGTGTTCGCGGTGGTGGTTATCGGTGGCATGGGTTCCATTGGTGGCGCGATCATTACCGGTATCCTGATGGGCATAATTGAAGGGCTTACCAAAACGTTCTACCCGCCTGCGTCATCCGCGGTGATCTTCCTGGTCATGGTGGTAGTTTTGATGTTCCGGCCTGCGGGTCTGTTTGGTAAGGAGACATAACCATGAACCAGCCCTTTGATCAGGCCGACATCCATAAAGCCATCCTGGAGCAGCAGAAGGCGGAAGACCGAAAGAAAATGATACTTAACGGTGTCCTGCTCCTGCTCCTGCTGGCGGCGCCGTTTGTCATGTATCCGGTCTTCCTGATGAAGATACTTTGCTTCGCACTTTTTGCTGTCGCATTCAACCTCCTGTTCGGTTTTACCGGGTTACTGTCCTTTGGTCACGCCGCCTTCCTGGCAACCGGCGGATACACCACCGGCTATCTGCTCAGCAATTACTCCGGCCTGCCTACGGAAGTCGGGATCCTCGCGGGAACGGCGCTGGCCACAGTGTTGGGACTTGGTTTTGCCCTGTTGTCGATTCGTCGTCAGGGCATCTACTTCGCGATGGTAACCCTGGCGCTGGCGCAGCTTGTTTTCTTCTTCTTTGTCCAGTCGTCATTCACGGGCGGGGAAGACGGTATGCACGGAATTCCCAGAGGAAACCTGTTCGGGCTAATCAATCTGGAAGACAACCTGAATATGTACTACTTCGTGCTGGCTGTGTTTATCGCATGTTACTTGCTGGTGCAGCGCATCGTCAGTAGTCCCTATGGCCAAGTGCTCAAATCCATCAAGCAGAACGAGCCCCGGGCGGTCTCTCTCGGTTACAACGTGGATCGCTACAAGATTCTGGCCTTCGTGATTTCCGCTGCGCTGGCGGGTCTGGCCGGATCCATGAAGTCGGTGGTATTCCAGCTGGCTTCCCTCAACGATGCGCACTGGCACATGTCCGGTGAAGTTATCCTGATGACCCTGGTGGGTGGTATGGGCACCTTGCTCGGCCCGGTGGTCGGCGCTACCTTTGTGGTCAACCTCGAGTACCAGCTTTCACAGGGCCCACTCCGGGACTGGGTAGACCCGATCCTGGGTGGCATCTTCGTGCTTACGGTGCTGGCGTTCCGCAGCGGTATTGTGGGGGAGA encodes:
- a CDS encoding branched-chain amino acid ABC transporter permease, producing MNQPFDQADIHKAILEQQKAEDRKKMILNGVLLLLLLAAPFVMYPVFLMKILCFALFAVAFNLLFGFTGLLSFGHAAFLATGGYTTGYLLSNYSGLPTEVGILAGTALATVLGLGFALLSIRRQGIYFAMVTLALAQLVFFFFVQSSFTGGEDGMHGIPRGNLFGLINLEDNLNMYYFVLAVFIACYLLVQRIVSSPYGQVLKSIKQNEPRAVSLGYNVDRYKILAFVISAALAGLAGSMKSVVFQLASLNDAHWHMSGEVILMTLVGGMGTLLGPVVGATFVVNLEYQLSQGPLRDWVDPILGGIFVLTVLAFRSGIVGEIQKFMKKNMG
- a CDS encoding branched-chain amino acid ABC transporter permease, which produces MSMIFGVPLAVLAGQLLIGVINGAFYALLSLGLAVIFGLLKIINFAHGAMYMLGAMATVILFDALGVSYWVALFVAPLLVGAVGVLIEYFLLRRIAGQDHIYSLLLTFGAALLIQGVLTNIYGVSGLRYSMPDLFKGGMNLGFMFLPYYRAWVIVIALLVCFGTWFMIEKTKLGAYLRAGTEDSQLMQGFGINVPLLISLTYGFGIMLAAFAGVLAAPIYSVTPVMGSHILITVFAVVVIGGMGSIGGAIITGILMGIIEGLTKTFYPPASSAVIFLVMVVVLMFRPAGLFGKET